The Pseudoxanthomonas sp. CF385 region TTCCTGCTGTGCGGCGGGATCGCCTTGACGGTGGGCCTGCTGGGTCTAGCCGCTTTTCACAATCACTGGCGCACACGCCAACTTGCTGTCCGTGCCAAGCAAGCCGAACTGGAGGCACTGCAGGCCCGCATCCGCCCGCACTTCCTGTTCAACACACTCAATACCGGCGCCGCGCTCGTCCACCAGCGGCCTGAAGAGGCCGAACGACTGCTCCTAGACCTGTCGGATCTGTTCCGTGCCGCGCTCGCGGGCCCCCGTGAAATCAGCTTGGCGGACGAGTTGGCGCTCACGCGACGCTACCTCGAGATAGAGGGCTTGCGCTTCGGTAACCGCCTACGGGTGAAGTGGCACCTTCCCGACGCCCTACCCCAAGTCCGGGTGCCGGCGCTCTCAGTACAGCCACTCGTGGAAAACGCGGTTCGACACGGCGTCGAGCCTGCAGCAGATGGCGGCGACATCAGCGTGGAGGTGACGCAGGCCGAAGGGTTCGTCCAGGTGCTCGTCAGCAATGCCCTGCCCACTGCGCCCGTGCGCCCGACCGCCGGCCACCAGGTCGGGCTCAGCTCGGTGCGGGCGCGCATCCAGGCGATGACGCAGGGGCTCGGCGGCGTGGAAACCCAGATGAAGGACGGACGCTACACGGCCGTCCTCCGCCTGCCGATGCCATGAAGGCTCAGGTCACCACGCGATAGCAGGGCTTGTACTCGCCCGCGATCTTCATGCGCCGCTGCTCGACGAAGGCGCGCAGCAGGGCATCGAGGGCCTGCATCATCGCGGCGTCGCCATGGATCTCGAAGGGACCGAACTCCTCGATCCGGCGCATGCCGTCCTCCTTCACATTGCCCGCCACGATGCCCGAGAACGCACGGCGCAGATCGGCCGCCAGGTCGTGCACCGCCCGGCCCGGACGCAGTTGCAGCGCGGCCATCGCCTCATGGGTGGGAACGAAAGGCTGCTGGTAATCCTCGGGAATCTGGATCGCCCAGTTGAAGAAGAACGAATCCTTGTGCTCGATGCGGTACTCCCGCACGCGACGGATGCCGGCCACCATCTTCTTCGCCACGGCCACCGGATCGCCGATGACGATCTCGTAGCGCTCGGCGGCCGCGTCGCCCAGCGTCAGCCGGATGAAGCGGTCGATCTGCTCGAAGTACGGCGCCGCGATGGTCGGGCCGGTGAGGATCAGCGGGAAAGGCAGGTGCGCGTTGTCCGGGTGCAGCAGGATGCCCAGCAGGTACAGGATTTCTTCCGCCGTACCGACGCCACCGGGGAACACCAGGATGCCGTGGCCGATGCGGACGAAGGCCTCCAGGCGCTTCTCGATGTCCGGCATGATGACCAGGTGGTTGACGATCGGGTTCGGCGATTCGGCGGCGATGATGCCGGGCTCGGTCACGCCGATGTAGCGGGTTTTCGCGCGACGCTGCTTCGCGTGCGCGATGGTCGCGCCCTTCATCGGCCCCTTCATCGCACCCGGGCCGCAGCCGGTGCAGATGTCGAGGCCACGCAGGCCCAGCTCGTAGCCGACCTGCTTCGTATAGAGGTACTCGTCGCGCGAGATCGAGTGGCCGCCCCAGCAGACCACCAGGTTGGGATCGGTGGGCTTGAGGATGCGCGCGTTGCGCAGCAGCCCGAACACGGCGTTGGTGATGCCCGCCGACGATTCGAGATCGGCCGCGTATTCCGGCCCCAGTTCGATCGCGGTGTACGCCAGGTCGCGCACCACGGCGAACAGCAGTTCCGCGACGCCGCGGATGATCTCGCCATCCACGAACGCCATCGCAGGCGCGTTGATCAGGTCGATGCGCACGCCGCGGTCCTGCTGCAGGACCTGGATGTCGAAGTCGGGGTAGAGATCGCGCGCCGCGCGCGGATCGTCCGAAGCGCTGCCGCTGGTCAGCACGGCCAGGGCGCACCGCCGCAGCAACTCGTGCATGCCACCGGAGGAGGCGTCACGCAGGCGCGCCACTTCGGCGCGGGAAAGCACGTCCAGTCCGCCGCGCGGATAGATCCGCGCGTCCTGTACCGGCAACGCCCTCGATGCCGTTTCGCTCATGGGTTTTCCTGTTTTCCGTCGTCAGGGGCGGGACTTTAGCGCAGTCCCGGGGGCAAGAGGAGCCTGCCCAAAAAGAAACGGCCGGGTCGCCCCGGCCGTTTCCGTCACACGTCTAGCGCGTTCCGAGGATCAGAACTCGTAACGCACGCCCAGCTGCAGCGACCACTGCGCGATGCCGTTGGTCTGGCTGTCCGCGTTGGTCGGGATGCCGAACGCGGTCGCCTGGCCGAACTCGGTGCCGCCACGGTAGTTGTACACGTACTGACCGTT contains the following coding sequences:
- a CDS encoding histidine kinase, which gives rise to MLSLAPGLSFDRLIYFGLASLLIQWVLVLTLATLYVLRDRLANVRPTWIANLSITLLLIFTGLAMALARWVFGDEWTPEGGFWSQDFLLCGGIALTVGLLGLAAFHNHWRTRQLAVRAKQAELEALQARIRPHFLFNTLNTGAALVHQRPEEAERLLLDLSDLFRAALAGPREISLADELALTRRYLEIEGLRFGNRLRVKWHLPDALPQVRVPALSVQPLVENAVRHGVEPAADGGDISVEVTQAEGFVQVLVSNALPTAPVRPTAGHQVGLSSVRARIQAMTQGLGGVETQMKDGRYTAVLRLPMP
- the ppnN gene encoding nucleotide 5'-monophosphate nucleosidase PpnN, giving the protein MSETASRALPVQDARIYPRGGLDVLSRAEVARLRDASSGGMHELLRRCALAVLTSGSASDDPRAARDLYPDFDIQVLQQDRGVRIDLINAPAMAFVDGEIIRGVAELLFAVVRDLAYTAIELGPEYAADLESSAGITNAVFGLLRNARILKPTDPNLVVCWGGHSISRDEYLYTKQVGYELGLRGLDICTGCGPGAMKGPMKGATIAHAKQRRAKTRYIGVTEPGIIAAESPNPIVNHLVIMPDIEKRLEAFVRIGHGILVFPGGVGTAEEILYLLGILLHPDNAHLPFPLILTGPTIAAPYFEQIDRFIRLTLGDAAAERYEIVIGDPVAVAKKMVAGIRRVREYRIEHKDSFFFNWAIQIPEDYQQPFVPTHEAMAALQLRPGRAVHDLAADLRRAFSGIVAGNVKEDGMRRIEEFGPFEIHGDAAMMQALDALLRAFVEQRRMKIAGEYKPCYRVVT